One Lentimicrobiaceae bacterium genomic window carries:
- a CDS encoding zinc-ribbon domain-containing protein: MKHFLYTFILALLFYSGFSQDAFRIHVQPGKTLLRGDGDDFTTIVVTARNYDGEIIQSVNGTVSIRVSSGFPDELKFSMKSGVAMVKFTAPMFGTPVKSSQRMVYFMFRFMQKFLARSVGSADYQANQKLATDITLETFKEGLNPVALIPQKEGDNFVYIVCELNGIRGKAKIEISKDTDGRNGNIIPGVYYGRDITGQSSWILDITSGGEGTFGEASASASESNTILFTNENFTEFNDAMGKMAGMTGFKKAYLGPPEKEAKYYENFNIRENGMPSAYMPMPNHGVFVYIPPVLFEYAGTRRANEKSVTEAELVKTEKTGIVLSQDKIVGDGRSRTKAVFHFEDENGQPVGGKNVNWSIPRNLKVLSVETVTNASGNAVAVIEAPLIKATEEKRGENTKGLYDNYDLFLLKASYVSLKERTETTQTELMVYKTLEQDMFILKPGMEMTPYKVLLPQMEYYNLESSIYALLPESYLTSPDKKTAVNDAVVFLASRNFDRAEFQKKFDLFFMNDREMFIRMLENEKGGYAAITDAAGKYKLIVRDFEGKMRLYSGDYERRLSLEPLEAKIADLTGRHKGALTEALSLLAGGDTEVMSSEAAGESSLNQTLHGLAFKEKVLAKLLNMEQELCSGNYQDALFIQEKLHIIGMLMTNIKGSSRYVSDCANVFGEQAYEAVKFLVFFAAEKYKFNEKIFNKLANTENAQKLKAAGIDLSGYIDNSLTGISEEVAKKGKATEFLLAIVAQIKQLPGDEYYRLLGHAANYALTETQKKMLDAVVDAVVYYSPTRGIIGDMIKKQYYAGQTLEVLKLLEQDPRKVHAVYEQLQLALRDRSTEIRAQYSSVAAWRLNLDDFKAYTDLFADLVAKGAVIIFDAYTVNYAAIEKHLEYIDKAKNVLNAAYHTSSLALEFTSLRNLWAESDAALIYANKCIEQGVMNPIADNSESSFTLFPSALAENGSTINILKGVPALSPQDLKLTGGKLPAKVLNQFYNGFGAFSQWFQQNKQALSWMAVAYPEQFTQMNNDRNSYEDRLMSITTMALAIIGNPADVTLQTGWNKRSEALVSASVNVTKAAGAASEIISTMEANPQVNINQANDTEARYDKRLLYAGVGLGGLAVLVVLFLVVRRRKRHKVVVTSNAQRISNPLNSSTSIERQANANTVIPSVEQVHQKVESNQEKLKYCPKCGNQLKRDAKFCNKCGYRLV, encoded by the coding sequence ATGAAACATTTTTTATACACTTTCATCCTCGCTCTGTTATTTTATTCCGGTTTTTCTCAGGATGCTTTCCGGATTCATGTTCAACCTGGTAAAACCCTGCTTAGGGGCGATGGCGATGATTTTACGACCATTGTTGTTACTGCACGCAATTATGATGGGGAAATAATCCAATCTGTGAATGGAACTGTTAGTATTCGTGTTAGTTCGGGCTTTCCTGACGAGCTAAAATTCAGCATGAAGTCAGGAGTGGCCATGGTAAAGTTTACGGCTCCTATGTTTGGAACTCCTGTTAAATCGTCGCAGCGGATGGTTTATTTCATGTTTCGTTTCATGCAGAAATTTTTGGCCAGATCAGTTGGTTCTGCTGATTACCAGGCTAATCAGAAACTGGCCACTGATATAACACTTGAAACGTTTAAAGAAGGACTTAATCCTGTTGCACTTATTCCTCAGAAAGAGGGCGATAATTTCGTTTACATTGTTTGTGAATTAAATGGAATCAGGGGAAAGGCAAAGATCGAAATCAGCAAAGATACCGATGGCCGGAATGGAAACATTATCCCAGGGGTTTACTATGGACGTGATATTACCGGACAATCATCGTGGATACTTGATATTACCAGTGGTGGTGAAGGAACTTTTGGCGAAGCCTCAGCATCTGCCAGTGAATCCAATACTATTTTATTCACGAATGAGAATTTTACCGAATTTAATGATGCCATGGGTAAAATGGCCGGTATGACAGGGTTTAAGAAGGCTTATCTCGGACCGCCTGAAAAGGAAGCAAAGTATTACGAAAACTTTAATATTCGCGAAAACGGGATGCCCTCAGCCTATATGCCTATGCCCAACCACGGTGTTTTTGTTTATATTCCTCCTGTATTATTTGAATATGCCGGAACCCGAAGAGCGAATGAGAAGTCTGTTACGGAAGCTGAATTGGTTAAAACAGAGAAAACCGGTATTGTACTTAGCCAAGATAAAATTGTTGGTGATGGACGCAGCAGAACAAAAGCTGTTTTCCATTTTGAAGATGAAAACGGACAACCGGTAGGTGGAAAAAACGTGAACTGGTCTATACCACGCAACCTGAAAGTTCTGTCGGTGGAAACAGTAACCAACGCATCAGGGAATGCAGTTGCTGTAATTGAAGCTCCATTAATTAAGGCTACAGAGGAGAAAAGAGGAGAGAACACAAAGGGTTTATATGACAATTACGATCTTTTCTTATTGAAAGCCAGCTATGTTTCGTTAAAAGAAAGAACCGAAACAACCCAGACAGAACTTATGGTGTATAAAACGCTTGAACAGGACATGTTCATTCTTAAGCCTGGCATGGAGATGACGCCTTATAAGGTTTTGTTGCCTCAAATGGAATACTATAATCTTGAAAGCAGTATTTACGCATTACTTCCTGAAAGTTACCTCACTAGCCCTGACAAAAAAACGGCGGTCAACGATGCCGTTGTATTTCTGGCGAGCCGCAATTTTGATCGGGCTGAGTTTCAGAAGAAATTTGACCTGTTTTTTATGAATGACAGGGAAATGTTTATCCGGATGCTTGAAAATGAAAAGGGTGGGTATGCTGCCATTACAGATGCTGCCGGGAAATATAAGTTAATTGTGCGCGATTTTGAGGGTAAAATGCGGCTTTACTCAGGCGATTATGAGCGAAGACTCAGCCTTGAGCCGCTTGAGGCAAAGATTGCAGATCTTACGGGCAGGCATAAGGGTGCGCTTACCGAGGCGTTGAGCCTGCTTGCAGGTGGTGATACCGAAGTGATGTCATCTGAAGCTGCTGGTGAATCCTCTCTGAACCAGACCTTGCACGGCCTGGCATTTAAAGAGAAGGTTTTGGCTAAACTTTTAAACATGGAGCAGGAACTTTGTTCCGGAAATTACCAGGATGCTTTATTTATTCAGGAAAAGCTTCACATTATTGGTATGCTTATGACCAATATCAAGGGTTCATCAAGGTATGTCAGCGATTGCGCCAATGTATTTGGAGAGCAGGCTTATGAAGCCGTTAAATTTCTGGTGTTCTTTGCCGCCGAAAAATACAAGTTTAACGAAAAGATATTCAATAAACTGGCGAATACAGAGAACGCCCAAAAACTGAAGGCTGCTGGTATAGATTTAAGCGGTTATATTGACAATTCTTTAACTGGAATTTCAGAAGAAGTTGCCAAAAAAGGCAAGGCAACTGAGTTTTTGCTTGCGATAGTTGCCCAGATAAAGCAACTGCCCGGAGATGAGTATTATCGTCTGCTGGGGCATGCGGCCAATTATGCACTTACTGAAACACAGAAAAAAATGCTGGATGCAGTTGTTGATGCGGTGGTTTATTACAGTCCTACCCGTGGCATAATTGGCGATATGATTAAAAAACAATATTATGCCGGGCAAACATTGGAGGTGCTTAAATTACTGGAGCAGGATCCCCGTAAGGTACATGCGGTGTACGAACAACTCCAGCTTGCTCTGCGCGACAGGTCAACTGAAATCCGGGCGCAATATTCGAGTGTTGCTGCCTGGCGACTTAATCTGGACGACTTTAAGGCGTATACCGATCTTTTCGCTGATTTGGTGGCTAAGGGAGCTGTAATTATTTTTGATGCATACACTGTTAACTATGCTGCAATTGAAAAACATCTTGAATATATTGATAAAGCCAAGAATGTGCTGAATGCTGCTTATCACACATCAAGCCTGGCTTTGGAGTTTACCAGCCTGCGGAATCTCTGGGCAGAAAGTGATGCTGCCCTGATTTATGCAAATAAATGTATTGAGCAGGGCGTAATGAATCCGATTGCTGATAACAGCGAGTCATCTTTTACTCTTTTTCCTTCTGCCCTTGCAGAAAACGGTTCAACGATAAATATACTCAAAGGCGTGCCCGCTCTTTCTCCACAGGATTTAAAACTAACAGGTGGAAAGCTTCCTGCAAAGGTTTTGAATCAGTTTTACAACGGATTCGGCGCATTTAGCCAGTGGTTTCAACAAAACAAACAGGCATTGTCGTGGATGGCAGTGGCCTATCCTGAGCAGTTTACACAAATGAATAATGACCGAAATAGCTATGAGGATCGTTTGATGAGCATTACCACTATGGCTTTGGCTATTATCGGGAATCCTGCTGATGTGACTTTACAAACCGGGTGGAACAAACGCTCAGAGGCTTTGGTCAGTGCTTCAGTTAACGTTACAAAAGCTGCCGGGGCGGCCTCTGAAATAATATCAACGATGGAGGCCAATCCGCAGGTAAATATTAATCAGGCGAATGATACAGAAGCGAGATATGATAAGAGATTATTATATGCCGGGGTTGGCTTGGGTGGTTTGGCCGTACTTGTTGTCTTGTTTCTGGTTGTTCGGCGCAGAAAACGGCATAAGGTTGTGGTAACTTCCAATGCGCAACGCATTTCAAATCCATTGAATTCCTCAACTTCCATAGAGAGGCAGGCAAATGCGAATACTGTTATACCATCTGTTGAACAAGTGCATCAAAAGGTTGAAAGTAACCAGGAAAAGTTAAAATATTGCCCCAAATGCGGCAATCAACTTAAGAGGGATGCAAAATTCTGCAATAAATGCGGTTATCGGTTGGTATAA
- a CDS encoding AIM24 family protein, with translation MAFCGNCGTRLKDGAVFCHECGSRQDAGAAPPVQQTMAAPQPVNQPQAYQAPAQTLPSKVHFSIEEKEMLKMVKVEMQNATIRCEAGAMYYMLGNLEIESKMPSAGGLLKSMVTKETAFKPTIKGTGTVYLEPSFGMFTILELNNEQWILDKGAYYASEMGIEVGMWTNKAVSGLFSGEGFFQTQVSGTGKVIVVSNGPLEEIVLNNDKLVVDGSFAVARTAGIQFTVNKATKGLFSSWTSGEGIVNTFTGTGKVLIAPAANRYVSLMNYLGSIYRSVLSIRNK, from the coding sequence ATGGCTTTTTGTGGAAATTGTGGAACACGCCTTAAAGATGGAGCAGTATTTTGTCATGAATGCGGTTCGCGACAGGATGCCGGAGCTGCTCCTCCGGTGCAACAAACAATGGCAGCACCTCAACCTGTAAATCAACCTCAGGCATATCAGGCTCCAGCTCAGACCTTGCCTTCAAAAGTTCATTTCAGTATTGAAGAAAAAGAAATGCTGAAAATGGTAAAGGTAGAAATGCAGAACGCCACTATCCGCTGCGAAGCCGGGGCGATGTATTACATGTTGGGAAATCTTGAAATAGAATCGAAAATGCCTTCGGCAGGTGGCTTGCTAAAATCAATGGTTACCAAGGAAACAGCCTTTAAACCAACCATAAAAGGAACTGGCACTGTTTATCTTGAACCAAGTTTTGGGATGTTTACTATTCTTGAACTTAACAATGAGCAATGGATTTTGGACAAGGGCGCTTATTATGCTTCAGAGATGGGCATTGAGGTTGGAATGTGGACCAACAAAGCTGTTTCCGGATTATTCTCGGGTGAAGGATTCTTCCAGACTCAGGTATCAGGTACAGGCAAAGTGATTGTTGTTTCAAATGGTCCGCTTGAAGAAATTGTACTAAATAATGATAAACTCGTTGTTGACGGATCATTTGCCGTTGCCCGTACAGCCGGCATTCAATTCACTGTTAACAAGGCAACCAAAGGCCTCTTTTCATCGTGGACTTCAGGTGAAGGGATTGTCAATACTTTTACAGGTACAGGGAAAGTGCTCATTGCTCCGGCAGCCAACCGATATGTAAGCCTGATGAATTATCTGGGTTCGATATACAGAAGCGTTTTGTCTATCAGAAATAAATAA
- a CDS encoding zinc ribbon domain-containing protein, giving the protein MKFCPQCGTPLEPGSRFCQECGFDITSLETVEQEVSFTDENRDEQPDIPPVVHNDVSEKAHETELASCPQCGVKLAAEDRFCQECGFDTSGIKPLTEKVSHLEETTSAPGDIITDETTKAPPVADTSANAFCSGCGAPMTPGDAFCQECGAGINTATTATAAPPPPAKPVPPVRPQPSPAEFQPVNPPPVTNQTSAAFNVSVNQAPASTSPKKKKGLLIVLLGLLALAVLGAGGWLAYDKYMKSPAVPVVDSTLAAVQQETSVVETQMPDTSEMAINQAPETQITTQQQTTSAKQTTPKKPAPKKQSTVPQKTEPQQEPPVQNNEPLKVKIKPTGAKTGRIILSIHNNNDVKSGPLFASKLKLDKAFIITKITTYHHNWGKGAQPGTISLQRKKETFGPWQARGAAGDDGTPNGKWICEPNIRLDDGNYKVSVSDDKSWSYNSQSGQKGFVVIEGYEAE; this is encoded by the coding sequence ATGAAATTCTGCCCCCAATGTGGAACTCCGCTTGAGCCAGGCTCAAGGTTCTGTCAGGAATGTGGATTTGACATCACAAGTCTTGAAACGGTTGAACAGGAAGTGTCTTTCACCGATGAAAACAGGGATGAGCAACCAGACATTCCTCCCGTTGTTCATAATGATGTTTCAGAAAAAGCACATGAAACAGAGTTGGCCTCCTGCCCGCAATGTGGAGTAAAATTGGCTGCCGAAGACCGGTTTTGCCAGGAATGCGGATTTGATACTTCAGGCATAAAGCCGTTAACTGAAAAGGTTTCACATTTAGAGGAAACAACATCTGCACCCGGAGATATAATAACAGATGAAACTACGAAGGCCCCACCTGTAGCAGACACATCGGCCAATGCCTTCTGTTCAGGGTGCGGTGCACCCATGACCCCGGGTGATGCATTTTGCCAGGAATGCGGTGCAGGAATAAACACCGCAACCACTGCAACTGCGGCACCTCCCCCACCAGCAAAGCCAGTGCCTCCGGTCAGGCCGCAGCCCAGTCCCGCTGAATTTCAGCCGGTAAACCCTCCTCCGGTAACAAATCAAACTTCAGCTGCTTTCAATGTTTCGGTCAATCAAGCGCCTGCAAGCACATCACCAAAAAAGAAAAAAGGCCTGCTGATTGTTTTGCTTGGTCTGCTGGCACTTGCTGTTCTCGGTGCAGGAGGATGGCTGGCTTATGACAAATACATGAAAAGCCCTGCAGTTCCCGTGGTGGACTCAACCCTTGCAGCCGTTCAACAGGAAACAAGCGTGGTTGAAACTCAAATGCCTGACACCTCAGAAATGGCAATAAATCAGGCACCTGAAACACAAATTACCACACAGCAGCAAACTACATCTGCCAAGCAAACCACACCTAAAAAACCTGCACCGAAAAAACAATCAACTGTACCTCAAAAAACTGAGCCACAGCAAGAACCTCCGGTACAGAACAATGAACCGTTAAAGGTTAAAATCAAACCAACAGGAGCCAAAACGGGCAGGATAATTTTAAGCATACACAATAACAATGATGTCAAAAGCGGGCCACTTTTTGCCAGCAAATTAAAACTCGACAAGGCATTTATTATCACAAAAATTACCACCTACCATCACAACTGGGGGAAAGGGGCTCAACCGGGAACTATTTCGCTGCAGCGCAAAAAAGAAACATTTGGCCCATGGCAGGCGCGCGGGGCGGCCGGAGATGACGGGACCCCTAATGGCAAGTGGATTTGCGAACCAAACATAAGGCTCGATGATGGCAACTATAAAGTTTCAGTCTCTGATGATAAATCATGGTCCTATAATTCACAGTCAGGCCAGAAAGGGTTTGTTGTTATTGAGGGCTATGAGGCTGAATAA
- a CDS encoding YIP1 family protein has translation MKFCPNCGAELKPEAKFCAACGTPIAASTPPPAQSQPVYQEPVYEQAREAGNAFSEAITGKTNLIQRVINILTKPKQEWAAIANEEPNTMKLIGGYALILALIPALSSFIKYGVIGFTFMGYTSRSIASGIQTGLIQFLSAIVGVYLLAWVIDMLAPTFDSQKNFGRSLQLAVYSSTPQWVAGILLLIGTGFSVLIMLIGLYAIYLLAVGMPIIKSTPKEKVVGYVVLTIVAMIVIGLLMALVFGAVMGIFFVSSAGGFRF, from the coding sequence ATGAAATTTTGTCCAAATTGTGGTGCAGAACTTAAACCTGAAGCCAAATTCTGCGCAGCCTGTGGAACCCCTATTGCAGCATCCACACCTCCTCCTGCTCAGTCACAACCTGTTTATCAGGAACCAGTGTATGAGCAGGCCAGAGAAGCCGGCAATGCTTTTTCGGAAGCCATTACCGGTAAAACCAACCTGATTCAGAGGGTAATCAACATTTTGACCAAACCTAAACAGGAATGGGCTGCCATTGCAAATGAAGAGCCCAATACCATGAAACTAATAGGTGGTTACGCGCTGATACTGGCCCTGATTCCAGCTTTATCATCTTTTATCAAATACGGAGTAATAGGATTTACATTTATGGGCTATACTTCACGAAGTATAGCATCCGGAATTCAAACCGGTCTTATCCAGTTTCTTTCAGCAATAGTTGGCGTTTATCTGTTAGCATGGGTCATCGATATGCTTGCACCTACCTTTGATTCACAAAAGAATTTTGGCCGTTCATTACAGCTTGCCGTTTACTCTTCTACCCCTCAATGGGTTGCAGGCATATTGCTTTTAATTGGAACCGGATTCAGCGTACTTATTATGCTTATCGGGCTTTATGCAATTTACCTGCTTGCGGTAGGTATGCCAATTATTAAAAGCACACCTAAGGAAAAAGTTGTTGGCTATGTTGTACTGACAATTGTTGCCATGATAGTTATAGGCCTCCTGATGGCCCTTGTTTTTGGCGCTGTCATGGGTATTTTCTTTGTAAGTAGTGCTGGCGGATTCAGATTTTAA
- a CDS encoding UDP-2,3-diacylglucosamine diphosphatase, with the protein MQVKHHKCIVISDVHLGTKNSGVKQLVRFLKNNSCETLILNGDIIDGWQLKKSGKWRKKHSRFLKLIIKILDTKNTRIIYIMGNHDDFLDEFLPFEFGRFLITRDYIYESAGKRFYICHGDIFDHITSQFRFIAHLGDMGYTLLLWLNRRINHRRQRKGLPYFSISQQIKHKVKQAVSFISDFETTLCRLAETKKCHGVICGHIHQPDNKFLNEIHYLNSGDWVESYTALTEDFAGNWSIVRYAEWLTENSVSV; encoded by the coding sequence TTGCAGGTAAAACATCATAAATGCATTGTAATCTCCGACGTTCATCTGGGAACCAAAAACTCAGGTGTAAAACAGCTTGTCAGATTCTTAAAGAATAACAGCTGCGAAACACTGATTTTGAATGGGGATATTATTGATGGCTGGCAATTGAAAAAGTCGGGTAAATGGCGCAAAAAACACAGCCGTTTCCTGAAACTCATCATTAAAATACTTGACACAAAAAATACCAGGATTATATACATCATGGGTAACCACGATGATTTTCTTGATGAATTTCTGCCTTTTGAGTTTGGCCGTTTTTTAATCACACGTGACTATATTTACGAATCAGCCGGCAAGAGATTTTATATTTGCCATGGCGATATTTTCGACCATATCACCTCACAGTTCAGGTTTATAGCGCACCTTGGAGATATGGGCTATACCCTTTTGCTTTGGCTAAACAGGCGGATAAACCATCGACGGCAACGTAAAGGGCTTCCTTATTTTTCCATTTCGCAACAGATTAAACATAAAGTGAAGCAGGCAGTCTCCTTTATCAGTGATTTTGAAACTACATTATGCAGGCTGGCAGAAACAAAAAAATGCCATGGAGTCATTTGTGGACATATACATCAACCCGATAATAAATTCCTGAATGAAATTCATTATCTGAATTCAGGCGACTGGGTTGAAAGCTATACGGCTTTAACAGAAGACTTTGCGGGCAACTGGAGCATTGTAAGGTATGCAGAATGGCTTACAGAAAACAGTGTTTCGGTATAA
- the mnmA gene encoding tRNA 2-thiouridine(34) synthase MnmA, translating into MNIAALVSGGVDSSVMLHLLKEQGYEPVIFYILIGMKDKEGFLDCPSEEDIEITTWLSKKYGLRMEVVTLQEEYWDNVVAYTLDSVKKGLTPNPDVMCNRLIKFGSFNEKYGKDFDFLATGHYASTSFINETKYLTTAKDKFKDQTDFLAQITYAQLQKLMFPVGNLTKPEVRQIANEVRMPSAGRKDSQGICFLGKVNYNDFLRRYIGEKEGNIVELETGKILGKHKGYWFHTIGQRKGLGLSLGPWFVVKKDAQENVIYVSNGYDPLTQYSNTIRLSGFHFISGNPWENLDTPRPVTFKIRHTPDFTKGILQMKNNQIVIESEIPVSGIAAGQFGVVYDEQSEICYGSGEIDWQ; encoded by the coding sequence ATGAACATCGCTGCCCTCGTTTCCGGCGGAGTTGACAGCTCCGTAATGCTCCACCTGCTGAAAGAGCAAGGGTATGAGCCTGTAATCTTTTATATCCTTATCGGGATGAAAGACAAAGAAGGGTTCCTTGACTGCCCTTCGGAAGAAGATATTGAAATTACCACCTGGCTCTCGAAAAAGTACGGACTCAGAATGGAAGTAGTTACCCTGCAGGAGGAATATTGGGACAACGTAGTGGCTTATACACTTGATTCGGTGAAAAAAGGGCTGACGCCAAACCCTGATGTTATGTGCAACCGGCTGATTAAATTTGGTAGTTTCAATGAAAAATACGGCAAGGATTTCGATTTTCTGGCTACCGGTCATTACGCATCCACCAGCTTCATAAACGAAACCAAATATCTGACAACTGCCAAAGACAAATTTAAGGATCAGACCGATTTTTTGGCTCAGATAACCTATGCTCAATTGCAAAAGCTGATGTTTCCTGTGGGCAATCTCACAAAACCGGAAGTCAGGCAGATAGCCAATGAGGTAAGAATGCCCAGTGCCGGCCGCAAAGACAGTCAGGGCATCTGCTTTCTGGGAAAGGTCAATTACAACGACTTTCTTCGCCGGTACATTGGCGAAAAAGAAGGAAATATCGTTGAACTGGAAACGGGCAAAATTTTGGGAAAACACAAAGGTTACTGGTTCCATACCATTGGCCAGCGAAAAGGACTTGGCCTTAGCCTTGGACCATGGTTTGTGGTAAAAAAAGACGCACAGGAAAACGTAATTTATGTGTCAAACGGCTACGATCCACTCACCCAATACAGCAATACCATCCGCCTGAGCGGCTTTCACTTTATCTCAGGAAATCCTTGGGAAAATCTGGACACACCCCGGCCTGTTACATTTAAAATCAGGCATACCCCCGATTTTACCAAAGGAATACTTCAGATGAAAAACAACCAGATAGTGATTGAATCTGAAATTCCTGTTTCAGGAATTGCTGCCGGACAATTTGGAGTTGTATATGACGAACAGAGTGAAATCTGTTATGGCAGCGGTGAAATTGACTGGCAATAA
- a CDS encoding NAD-dependent epimerase/dehydratase family protein encodes MKNILVIGSFGQIGSELTPELRKRYGTDHVVAADLCPKKNALTDGPVEKLDVTDSAALHSIVKKYKIDTIYNLAAILSAVGEKNPMLAWNIGVNGMLNCLEAGRELGCAVFTPSSIAAFGPETPADQTPQDTVQRPGTMYGVTKVTGELMSDYYFKKYGVDTRSVRYPGIISNGTLPGGGTTDYAVEIYYEAIKHCSYISPLQAGTFLDMMYMPDAIDAAINLMEADPSRLKHRNSFNISAMSIDPEMIAAEIKKHIPSFQLSYEVEPVKQGIANSWPNSMDDSCARQEWNWKPNWNLQEMTADMLKVIGEKFAKGLI; translated from the coding sequence ATGAAGAATATATTGGTTATTGGCTCTTTTGGCCAGATTGGTTCTGAACTCACTCCTGAACTAAGAAAACGATATGGCACCGACCATGTAGTAGCAGCAGACCTTTGCCCTAAAAAAAACGCCTTAACAGATGGCCCTGTTGAAAAACTCGATGTGACTGATAGTGCAGCACTTCATTCAATTGTGAAGAAATATAAAATTGACACCATTTATAATCTGGCCGCTATTCTTTCCGCTGTTGGAGAGAAAAATCCGATGCTGGCATGGAACATTGGGGTAAATGGTATGCTTAACTGCCTCGAAGCCGGACGCGAGCTTGGCTGTGCAGTGTTTACACCCAGCTCAATTGCTGCTTTTGGTCCTGAAACACCTGCCGACCAAACGCCCCAGGATACTGTTCAGCGCCCCGGAACAATGTACGGTGTAACAAAAGTTACAGGTGAACTCATGAGTGATTATTACTTTAAAAAGTATGGTGTTGACACCCGTTCGGTTCGCTACCCCGGCATTATTTCCAATGGCACCTTACCCGGAGGCGGGACTACGGATTATGCCGTTGAAATTTATTATGAAGCCATCAAACATTGTAGTTATATTTCGCCTCTTCAGGCCGGCACTTTCCTTGATATGATGTATATGCCCGATGCCATTGATGCAGCTATTAACCTGATGGAAGCGGATCCTTCACGACTCAAACACCGGAATTCATTCAATATTTCTGCGATGAGTATTGACCCTGAAATGATTGCAGCTGAAATTAAAAAACACATTCCGTCATTTCAACTCTCATATGAAGTTGAGCCAGTAAAACAAGGCATTGCCAATTCATGGCCCAATAGTATGGATGATAGCTGTGCGCGCCAGGAATGGAACTGGAAGCCAAACTGGAACTTGCAGGAAATGACCGCAGATATGCTGAAAGTAATTGGAGAAAAATTTGCGAAGGGGTTGATCTAG
- the kbl gene encoding glycine C-acetyltransferase, whose translation MYTRFQEFLQKEISDIKEAGLYKNERIIITPQGAEIKVNSGAEVLNFCANNYLGLSNNPKLIAAAKQALDSHGYGLSSVRFICGTQDLHKELEAKIAEFFGTEDTILYAACFDANGGVFEPLLGEDDAIISDSLNHASIIDGVRLCKAHRYRYANSDMADLEEQLKQAQAQRFRLIVTDGVFSMDGNVAKMDEIHALAQKYDAMIMVDECHSAGVVGKTGRGVTELHNLRGQVEIITGTLGKAFGGAIGGFTTGKKEVIEMLRQRSRPYLFSNSIPPVVAAAGIKMFDMMSETNELQDRLHENTAYFSEKMMEAGFDCKPTKSAIVAVMLYDAKLSQEMAAKLLEEGIYVIGFYYPVVPKGQARIRVQVSAAHTREHLDKCIAAFTKVGKELGVIKSNEGGCCCGCNCN comes from the coding sequence ATGTACACCAGATTCCAGGAATTTCTCCAGAAAGAGATATCCGACATCAAAGAAGCCGGATTATACAAGAACGAACGCATTATTATCACTCCCCAGGGAGCTGAAATCAAAGTTAACAGTGGCGCTGAAGTTTTAAACTTTTGCGCGAACAACTATTTAGGTCTTTCAAATAATCCTAAACTGATTGCTGCAGCCAAGCAGGCACTTGATTCACATGGTTATGGTTTGTCATCCGTGCGCTTTATTTGTGGTACTCAGGATTTACATAAAGAACTGGAAGCTAAGATTGCCGAATTTTTCGGCACCGAAGACACTATTCTTTATGCAGCTTGTTTTGATGCCAACGGAGGTGTATTTGAACCTCTGCTTGGAGAAGACGATGCCATTATCTCCGATTCACTGAATCATGCCTCCATTATTGATGGTGTAAGACTTTGTAAAGCGCATCGTTATCGTTATGCCAACAGCGATATGGCTGATTTGGAAGAACAACTTAAACAGGCTCAGGCACAGCGCTTCAGGTTAATTGTTACCGATGGCGTATTTTCAATGGATGGAAATGTTGCTAAAATGGATGAAATTCATGCACTTGCCCAAAAATATGATGCCATGATTATGGTTGATGAGTGTCATTCAGCTGGTGTTGTTGGCAAAACTGGCCGTGGTGTGACAGAACTTCATAACCTTCGCGGACAAGTTGAAATCATAACAGGTACCTTAGGCAAGGCATTTGGTGGCGCAATTGGTGGTTTTACTACTGGTAAAAAGGAAGTGATTGAAATGCTTCGCCAGCGTTCACGCCCTTATCTGTTCTCAAATTCTATTCCTCCTGTTGTAGCAGCCGCCGGTATCAAAATGTTTGATATGATGAGCGAAACCAACGAGCTTCAGGATCGTCTTCATGAGAATACAGCTTATTTCAGTGAAAAAATGATGGAAGCAGGTTTCGACTGCAAACCTACCAAAAGTGCTATTGTTGCCGTTATGCTTTATGATGCCAAGCTATCGCAGGAAATGGCTGCAAAACTGCTCGAAGAGGGTATTTATGTCATCGGGTTCTATTATCCTGTAGTGCCTAAAGGTCAGGCGCGTATCCGCGTTCAGGTGTCTGCAGCGCATACCCGTGAACATCTTGATAAATGTATTGCTGCTTTTACTAAAGTCGGTAAAGAATTAGGGGTTATTAAAAGCAACGAAGGCGGATGCTGCTGCGGCTGCAACTGTAACTAA